CTTCCCATAATAATTTTGGTTAAGATAATAAATAAGATCCGGTATTTTTCAAAAGAGAAAGCATGGACCATCCTCAAGGAATTATTAGCCATTGTAATTGTCCTGCTGGGAATGGGTATATTTGTTTATTTTATCGGTTTTTTATTTGAATCGCCTGCCCAAAGGTGGAACCTGTTCACTTTTTTTGATTCCTGCAAACATGCTTTCCTGGTCGGAATAATCCCCTTCGCCTTTTTCACCCTGATCAATTACCGATACCTTTTTGCAGCTCAAATTGTGCAAAATAATATCAGAACCAGTACTGATCCGTCAACCGTCGTGGAGGCTGAAGAATTGATTCAGATTGGTTCTCAGCTAA
The Bacteroidota bacterium DNA segment above includes these coding regions:
- a CDS encoding LytTR family DNA-binding domain-containing protein; translated protein: LPIIILVKIINKIRYFSKEKAWTILKELLAIVIVLLGMGIFVYFIGFLFESPAQRWNLFTFFDSCKHAFLVGIIPFAFFTLINYRYLFAAQIVQNNIRTSTDPSTVVEAEELIQIGSQLKKEELSFYPNQFIYAESEGNYVVFYLKGNPQIRKEIIRNSISNIEQQLSAIPFFMRTHRAFIVNIKEVLSKKGNSLGYHLRLSGIEAEIPVSRQNTQNFNQLLKQYH